Proteins encoded within one genomic window of Streptomyces sp. NBC_01314:
- the ectB gene encoding diaminobutyrate--2-oxoglutarate transaminase, which yields MTITQPDLSVFETLESEVRSYCRGWPTVFDRAQGSRMFDEDGHSYLDFFAGAGSLNYGHNNPVLKRALIDYLERDGVTHGLDMSTTAKRAFLESFQNLVLRPRDLPYKVMFPGPTGTNAVESALKLARKVKGREAIVSFTNAFHGMSLGSLAVTGNAFKRAGAGIPLVHGTPMPFDNYFDGQVPDFLWFERLLEDQGSGLNKPAAVIVETVQGEGGINVARPEWLRALAGLCERQDMLLIVDDIQMGCGRTGAFFSFEEAGITPDIVTVSKSISGYGLPMSLCLFRPELDIWEPGEHNGTFRGNNPAFVTATAALEAYWADGSVMEKQTRARGEQIEEALISITEENLADVKEYRGRGLVWGIEFHEKARAGRIAHRAFELGLLIETSGPESEVVKLLPALTITPGELDEGLRVLARAVRETV from the coding sequence GTGACCATCACCCAGCCCGACCTGAGCGTCTTCGAGACCCTGGAGTCCGAGGTGCGCAGCTACTGCCGCGGCTGGCCCACCGTCTTCGACCGCGCGCAGGGCAGCCGGATGTTCGACGAGGACGGTCACTCGTACCTGGACTTCTTCGCCGGCGCCGGTTCACTCAACTACGGCCACAACAACCCCGTACTCAAACGCGCCCTCATCGACTATCTGGAGCGGGACGGCGTCACCCACGGGCTCGACATGTCGACGACCGCCAAGCGGGCGTTCCTGGAGTCCTTCCAGAACCTGGTGCTGCGGCCGCGCGACCTGCCGTACAAGGTCATGTTCCCGGGCCCGACCGGCACCAACGCGGTGGAGTCGGCGCTGAAGCTGGCCCGGAAGGTGAAGGGGCGCGAGGCCATCGTGTCGTTCACCAACGCCTTCCACGGCATGTCCCTCGGGTCGCTCGCCGTCACCGGCAACGCCTTCAAGCGGGCCGGGGCGGGGATTCCGCTCGTCCACGGGACGCCGATGCCGTTCGACAACTACTTCGACGGTCAGGTCCCCGACTTCCTGTGGTTCGAGCGGCTGTTGGAGGACCAGGGGTCCGGGCTGAACAAGCCCGCCGCCGTCATCGTCGAGACCGTGCAGGGCGAGGGCGGCATCAACGTCGCCCGCCCGGAGTGGCTGCGCGCTCTCGCCGGGCTGTGCGAGCGGCAGGACATGCTGCTGATCGTCGACGACATCCAGATGGGCTGCGGTCGTACGGGCGCCTTCTTCTCCTTCGAGGAGGCGGGCATCACCCCCGACATCGTGACCGTCTCCAAGTCCATCAGCGGCTACGGGCTGCCGATGTCGCTCTGCCTGTTCAGGCCGGAGCTGGACATCTGGGAGCCGGGCGAGCACAACGGCACGTTCCGCGGCAACAACCCCGCCTTCGTCACGGCGACGGCCGCCCTGGAGGCGTACTGGGCGGACGGCTCCGTGATGGAGAAGCAGACCCGGGCGCGCGGTGAGCAGATCGAGGAGGCGCTGATCTCGATCACCGAGGAGAACCTCGCCGACGTGAAGGAGTACCGGGGGCGCGGCCTGGTGTGGGGCATCGAGTTCCACGAGAAGGCGCGTGCGGGGCGGATCGCCCACCGGGCCTTCGAACTCGGGCTGCTGATCGAGACGTCCGGCCCGGAGAGCGAGGTCGTCAAGCTGCTGCCCGCCCTCACCATCACCCCCGGCGAGCTGGACGAGGGGCTGCGCGTCCTCGCCAGGGCCGTGCGGGAGACCGTCTGA
- the ectA gene encoding diaminobutyrate acetyltransferase, producing the protein MTAAQADLHTQPLEAPREIMEGIRIDRPDVADGAALWRIAGDSGALDLNSSYSYLLWCRDFADTSVVARDESGEPIGFVTGYVRPERPDTLLVWQVAVDEAHRGLGLAAALLDGLTARVARRHPLTTVETTITPGNTASERLFASYADRHGADVERTVLFEAADFPDGPHQPEMLHRIGPLSP; encoded by the coding sequence ATGACTGCCGCACAAGCAGACCTGCACACCCAGCCCCTGGAAGCACCTCGGGAAATCATGGAAGGCATTCGGATCGACCGCCCGGACGTGGCGGACGGCGCGGCGCTGTGGCGCATCGCCGGGGACTCCGGAGCCCTGGACCTGAACTCCTCGTACAGCTATCTGCTGTGGTGCCGGGACTTCGCGGACACCTCGGTGGTGGCGCGGGACGAGTCCGGAGAACCGATCGGGTTCGTGACCGGGTACGTGCGGCCCGAGCGGCCGGACACCCTGCTCGTGTGGCAGGTGGCCGTCGACGAGGCGCACCGCGGGCTCGGCCTCGCGGCCGCGCTGCTGGACGGGCTCACCGCACGGGTCGCGCGACGGCACCCCCTGACCACCGTGGAGACCACGATCACGCCGGGCAACACCGCGTCCGAGCGTCTGTTCGCCTCGTACGCCGACCGTCATGGCGCGGACGTCGAGCGCACGGTCCTGTTCGAGGCGGCGGACTTCCCCGACGGCCCGCACCAGCCCGAGATGCTCCACCGCATCGGCCCGCTGTCCCCCTGA
- a CDS encoding alanine--glyoxylate aminotransferase family protein, whose amino-acid sequence MTHPFLDLAPLSAAHFASIEDRVARLLSTAQDVVITQGEALLPLEGAIRGAAGPGTTALNVITGPYGQTFGNWLRDCGATVIDLTVPFHTAVTATRIRDAFTEHPAIDFVSLVHAEAATGNTNPVAEIGEVVREHGALFYLDAVASVGAEPVLPDAWGVDLCVIGAQKAMGGPAGVSAISVSERAWTRMAANPQAPRRSYLSLLDWKERWIDGGRRALLHAPAQLEMLALEACLERIEAEGLDTVMSRHASAAAATRAGALALGGGLEPYVHEAVDAAPVATTLRAPAGVDAAELVAKALAADPALPLAAGGGTLASEMVRVNHYGPDATPGVVHAGLAGLGAALTGFGRAVDLEGARRAAAEAWA is encoded by the coding sequence GTGACACACCCGTTTCTGGATCTGGCCCCGTTGAGCGCGGCGCACTTCGCGTCGATCGAGGACCGGGTGGCCCGGCTGCTGTCCACCGCGCAGGACGTCGTGATCACCCAGGGCGAGGCGCTGCTGCCGCTGGAGGGCGCGATCCGCGGGGCCGCCGGGCCCGGTACGACCGCGCTGAACGTGATCACCGGCCCGTACGGGCAGACCTTCGGGAACTGGCTGCGGGACTGCGGGGCGACCGTGATCGACCTGACCGTGCCCTTCCACACGGCGGTCACGGCCACGCGGATCCGGGACGCCTTCACCGAGCACCCGGCGATCGACTTCGTGTCGCTGGTCCACGCGGAGGCGGCGACCGGCAACACCAATCCCGTGGCGGAGATCGGCGAGGTCGTCCGCGAGCACGGCGCCCTCTTCTACCTGGACGCGGTCGCCTCCGTCGGCGCCGAGCCGGTGCTGCCGGACGCGTGGGGTGTCGACCTGTGCGTCATCGGGGCGCAGAAGGCCATGGGTGGACCGGCCGGAGTGTCGGCGATCTCCGTGAGCGAGCGGGCGTGGACGCGGATGGCGGCCAACCCGCAGGCCCCGCGCCGCTCGTACCTCTCCCTCCTGGACTGGAAGGAGCGCTGGATCGACGGCGGCCGCCGCGCGCTCCTCCACGCGCCCGCCCAACTGGAGATGCTGGCCCTGGAGGCCTGCCTGGAGCGCATCGAGGCGGAAGGGCTCGACACCGTGATGTCCCGGCACGCGTCCGCCGCCGCGGCGACCCGGGCGGGGGCGCTCGCGCTGGGCGGGGGCCTGGAGCCGTACGTCCACGAGGCGGTCGACGCCGCGCCGGTCGCCACGACCCTGCGGGCACCCGCCGGGGTCGACGCGGCGGAGCTGGTCGCCAAGGCGCTGGCCGCGGACCCGGCCCTCCCGCTGGCCGCGGGCGGCGGCACCCTCGCCTCGGAGATGGTCCGGGTGAACCACTACGGCCCCGACGCGACCCCGGGGGTCGTGCACGCCGGCCTCGCGGGGCTGGGGGCGGCGCTGACCGGGTTCGGCAGGGCGGTGGACCTGGAGGGAGCCCGCCGCGCGGCGGCGGAGGCCTGGGCCTAA
- a CDS encoding transporter substrate-binding domain-containing protein codes for MNSVLGRRTRVLAAITATAGLLLVAGCSSDGDGDGGGTRTAAGGVELVKAGQLTTCTHLPYPPFQSEIDGKAQGFDVSLIDLVADDLGVKQVIVDTPFENFKTGAFLNSGECDLAAAGMTITDERKKNVDFSDPYFEATQAVLAAKKTDIRSFADLKGDGDFKVGTQAQTTGEDYAKSQGLDPVSFESSDAVLNGLRAGQVDAVVIDYPVVQGWLKNAELADAYAVAEQINTGEEYGITVKKGNTKLLAAINKALADAKSDGTYKKLYEQWIGPYDEDAASASPSAS; via the coding sequence GTGAACTCGGTCCTCGGACGCCGCACCCGCGTGCTTGCCGCCATCACCGCGACGGCCGGGCTGCTCCTCGTCGCCGGCTGTTCCTCGGACGGCGACGGCGACGGAGGCGGCACCAGGACCGCGGCCGGTGGGGTCGAACTGGTGAAGGCCGGTCAGCTCACGACCTGCACCCATCTCCCGTACCCGCCGTTCCAGTCGGAGATCGACGGCAAGGCGCAGGGCTTCGACGTGTCGCTGATCGACCTCGTCGCCGACGACCTGGGCGTGAAGCAGGTGATCGTCGACACCCCGTTCGAGAACTTCAAGACCGGCGCCTTCCTGAACTCCGGCGAGTGCGACCTCGCCGCGGCCGGTATGACGATCACCGACGAGCGCAAGAAGAACGTCGACTTCTCCGACCCGTACTTCGAGGCCACCCAGGCCGTCCTCGCCGCCAAGAAGACCGACATCCGCTCCTTCGCGGATCTCAAGGGCGACGGGGACTTCAAGGTCGGTACCCAGGCGCAGACCACCGGCGAGGACTACGCCAAGAGCCAGGGCCTCGACCCGGTCTCCTTCGAGTCCTCCGACGCCGTCCTCAACGGTCTGCGCGCCGGCCAGGTCGACGCCGTCGTCATCGACTACCCGGTCGTCCAGGGCTGGCTGAAGAACGCGGAGCTCGCCGACGCCTACGCGGTGGCCGAGCAGATCAACACCGGTGAGGAGTACGGCATCACGGTGAAGAAGGGCAACACGAAGCTGCTCGCCGCCATCAACAAGGCGCTGGCGGACGCGAAGTCCGACGGCACGTACAAGAAGCTGTACGAGCAGTGGATCGGCCCGTACGACGAGGACGCCGCCTCCGCCTCCCCGTCCGCCTCATGA
- a CDS encoding amino acid ABC transporter permease, producing MSPTDTESPLQPKRKGLSRSRKRALSRGAQYVVFVAAVVAFAVSADWARLKNQFAQWDIAEEMFPDVITLALKNTVLYTLSGFVFGLVLGMVIALMRLSSVGPYRWFAGVYIEIFRGLPALLIFIFIGVAVPLAFPGTEIPGGTYGKVALALGLVAAAYMAETIRAGIQAVPKGQLEAARSLGFSPARAMVSIIIPQAFRIILPPLTNELVLLFKDSSLVLFLGVTLEERELSKYGRDLASTTANSTPILVAGLCYLLVTVPLGFVVRRMEAKAQEAVK from the coding sequence ATGAGCCCGACCGACACGGAGTCACCGCTCCAGCCCAAGAGGAAGGGCCTGAGCCGGAGCCGTAAGCGCGCCCTGTCGCGGGGCGCGCAGTACGTCGTGTTCGTCGCGGCCGTCGTCGCCTTCGCGGTGTCCGCCGACTGGGCCCGGCTGAAGAACCAGTTCGCCCAGTGGGACATCGCCGAGGAGATGTTCCCCGACGTCATCACGCTGGCGCTGAAGAACACCGTGCTGTACACGCTGTCCGGCTTCGTGTTCGGACTCGTCCTCGGCATGGTCATCGCGCTGATGCGGCTGTCGTCGGTGGGCCCGTACCGCTGGTTCGCCGGTGTGTACATCGAGATCTTCCGGGGCCTGCCGGCCCTGCTGATCTTCATCTTCATCGGCGTCGCCGTGCCGCTGGCCTTCCCCGGCACGGAGATCCCCGGCGGCACCTACGGCAAGGTGGCCCTCGCGCTCGGTCTGGTGGCCGCCGCGTACATGGCGGAGACGATCCGCGCGGGTATCCAGGCGGTCCCCAAGGGGCAGCTGGAGGCGGCCCGTTCGCTGGGCTTCTCACCCGCGCGCGCGATGGTCTCGATCATCATTCCGCAGGCGTTCCGGATCATCCTGCCGCCGCTCACCAACGAACTGGTCCTCCTCTTCAAGGACTCCTCGCTCGTCCTGTTCCTCGGCGTCACGCTGGAGGAGCGCGAACTGTCCAAGTACGGCCGCGACCTGGCCAGTACCACCGCCAACTCCACGCCGATCCTGGTCGCCGGCCTGTGCTACCTGCTGGTGACCGTCCCGCTCGGCTTCGTCGTGCGCCGTATGGAGGCGAAGGCCCAGGAGGCCGTGAAATGA
- a CDS encoding amino acid ABC transporter ATP-binding protein has protein sequence MTRPEIQVRALHKSFGDNEVLKGIDLEIGRGEVVCVIGPSGSGKSTLLRCVNLLEEPTSGQVFVGGTELTDPDVDIDAVRRRIGMVFQQFNLFPHLTVTENLTLPQRRVLGRGRAKAAKVAAENLERVGLTEKANAYPASLSGGQQQRVAIARSLSMGPEVMLFDEPTSALDPELVGDVLAVMRMLAQEGMTMMVVTHEMTFAREVADRVVFMDGGVIVEDGPPNQVITDPSHERTRHFLSRLLDPAMANVEEDDSAP, from the coding sequence ATGACCCGGCCCGAGATCCAAGTACGCGCTCTGCACAAGTCGTTCGGCGACAACGAGGTCCTCAAGGGCATCGACCTGGAGATCGGCCGGGGCGAGGTCGTGTGCGTGATCGGCCCGTCGGGGTCGGGCAAGTCGACCCTGCTCAGGTGCGTGAACCTCCTGGAGGAGCCCACCAGCGGCCAGGTCTTCGTCGGCGGCACCGAACTCACCGACCCCGATGTCGACATCGATGCCGTACGCCGTCGTATCGGCATGGTCTTCCAGCAGTTCAACCTCTTCCCGCACCTCACGGTGACCGAGAACCTCACGCTGCCGCAGCGGAGGGTCCTCGGGCGCGGCAGGGCGAAGGCGGCGAAGGTGGCCGCCGAGAACCTGGAGCGCGTGGGCCTGACCGAGAAGGCGAACGCCTACCCCGCCTCCCTCTCCGGCGGTCAGCAGCAGCGGGTCGCGATCGCCCGCTCGCTGTCGATGGGCCCCGAGGTGATGCTGTTCGACGAGCCGACGTCGGCGCTGGACCCGGAGTTGGTGGGGGACGTCCTGGCGGTGATGCGCATGCTCGCCCAGGAGGGCATGACGATGATGGTCGTGACGCACGAGATGACGTTCGCCAGGGAGGTCGCCGACAGGGTGGTCTTCATGGACGGCGGGGTCATCGTCGAGGACGGTCCGCCGAACCAGGTCATCACCGACCCGAGCCACGAGCGAACGCGCCACTTCCTCTCGCGTCTGCTGGACCCGGCGATGGCGAATGTCGAGGAGGACGACAGCGCCCCGTGA
- a CDS encoding amidohydrolase family protein, translating to MSDHAVLHVKGRILVGPEDVRDDLWVVDGRVSYDRPSGARDVRTVEGWALPGLVDAHCHVGLGAHGPVDADVAEKQALTDREAGTLLIRDAGSPSDTRWIDARDDLPKIIRAGRHIARTRRYIRNFAHEIEPEELVAYVSQEARRGDGWVKLVGDWIDRGVGDLTACWPREAVEAAIAEAHVLGARVTAHCFAEDSLRDLVEAGIDCIEHATGLTEDLIPLFAARGVAIVPTLVNIATFPSMAAGGEARFPRWSAHMRRLHERRYDTVRNAYDAGIPVYVGTDAGGSLAHGLVAAEVAELVTAGIPPLDALAATTWAARDWLARPGLTEGAPADLVVYAQDPRTDVRVLAAPSRVVLNGLVVG from the coding sequence ATGAGCGATCACGCGGTGCTGCACGTGAAGGGACGGATCCTCGTCGGCCCGGAGGACGTCCGCGACGACCTCTGGGTCGTGGACGGACGCGTCTCCTACGACCGTCCGTCCGGCGCCCGGGACGTCCGTACCGTCGAGGGCTGGGCCCTCCCCGGCCTGGTCGACGCGCACTGCCACGTGGGCCTGGGTGCGCACGGCCCGGTGGACGCCGACGTGGCGGAGAAGCAGGCGCTGACCGACCGCGAGGCGGGCACGCTGCTGATCCGCGACGCGGGTTCACCCTCCGACACCCGCTGGATCGACGCCCGCGACGACCTCCCGAAGATCATCCGGGCCGGCCGTCACATCGCCCGCACCCGCCGCTACATCCGGAACTTCGCCCACGAGATCGAGCCGGAGGAGCTCGTCGCGTACGTCTCCCAGGAGGCCCGGCGCGGTGACGGCTGGGTGAAGCTGGTGGGGGACTGGATCGACCGCGGCGTCGGGGACCTGACCGCGTGCTGGCCCCGGGAGGCCGTCGAGGCGGCCATCGCGGAGGCCCATGTGCTGGGCGCCCGGGTGACCGCCCACTGCTTCGCGGAGGACTCCCTGCGCGACCTCGTCGAGGCGGGCATCGACTGCATCGAGCACGCGACGGGGCTGACCGAGGACCTGATCCCGCTCTTCGCCGCCCGCGGCGTCGCCATCGTCCCCACACTCGTCAACATCGCCACGTTCCCGTCCATGGCGGCCGGCGGCGAGGCCAGGTTCCCGCGCTGGTCCGCGCACATGCGCCGGCTCCACGAACGCCGCTACGACACCGTCCGCAACGCCTACGACGCCGGCATCCCGGTCTACGTCGGCACCGACGCCGGCGGCTCCCTCGCCCACGGCCTGGTCGCCGCCGAGGTCGCGGAACTGGTCACCGCCGGCATCCCGCCGCTGGACGCCCTCGCGGCCACCACCTGGGCCGCCCGCGACTGGCTGGCCCGCCCCGGTCTGACCGAGGGCGCCCCCGCCGACCTGGTGGTCTACGCGCAGGACCCCCGCACGGATGTGCGGGTACTGGCGGCACCGTCGAGGGTGGTCCTGAACGGGCTGGTCGTCGGCTAG
- a CDS encoding ABC transporter permease, with protein sequence MLPGLGYFLLFHYGALAGNLIAFKEYVPFDGIWASPWVGTGNFQRMFVDEAFWAAVLNTVWIAVLQLVFYFPVPLALALLLHSLTRSSIRRFVQSVAYLPHFISWVIVVALFQQLLGDTGLLNSSLDGMGLSTVDIIGNPDAFRPLTVAQVIWKDAGWGTIIFLAALAQVDEQQYEAAAIDGAGPWRRFWHVTLPAIRPVVVLLLIMRLGEILSVGFEQMLLQRDAVGPEAAEIIDTFVYYQGIVGGDYGFAAAAGLFKGVIGALLVYAANKVAHRLGEQGVYK encoded by the coding sequence ATGCTCCCCGGCCTCGGCTACTTCCTGCTGTTCCATTACGGCGCCCTGGCCGGCAACCTCATCGCGTTCAAGGAGTACGTGCCGTTCGACGGCATCTGGGCCAGCCCCTGGGTCGGCACGGGCAACTTCCAACGGATGTTCGTGGACGAGGCGTTCTGGGCAGCCGTCCTCAACACGGTCTGGATCGCCGTCCTCCAGCTCGTCTTCTACTTCCCGGTACCGCTCGCCCTCGCCCTGCTGCTGCACAGCCTCACCCGGAGCAGCATCCGCCGCTTCGTGCAGTCGGTCGCGTATCTGCCGCACTTCATCTCATGGGTGATCGTCGTCGCCCTCTTCCAGCAGTTGCTCGGCGACACCGGACTGCTCAACTCCTCGCTGGACGGCATGGGTCTGAGCACCGTCGACATCATCGGCAACCCGGACGCGTTCCGGCCGCTCACCGTCGCCCAGGTCATCTGGAAGGACGCCGGCTGGGGCACGATCATCTTCCTGGCCGCGCTCGCCCAGGTCGACGAACAGCAGTACGAGGCCGCCGCGATCGACGGGGCAGGCCCCTGGCGCCGCTTCTGGCACGTCACGCTGCCCGCCATCCGCCCGGTGGTCGTGCTGCTGCTCATCATGCGGCTCGGCGAGATCCTCTCCGTCGGCTTCGAGCAGATGCTGCTCCAGCGCGACGCGGTCGGCCCGGAGGCCGCCGAGATCATCGACACCTTCGTCTACTACCAGGGCATCGTCGGCGGCGACTACGGATTCGCCGCCGCCGCGGGCCTGTTCAAGGGCGTCATCGGCGCGCTGCTCGTCTACGCCGCCAACAAGGTCGCCCACCGCCTCGGCGAACAAGGGGTCTACAAGTGA
- a CDS encoding carbohydrate ABC transporter permease gives MEKPKPVTQAAKAVALAAVVLLVCVPFLVIVSTSLASTDEVVANGGWVLWPTQPSLDAYRDILDGGIVTHALGVSAGVTLVGTLLSLACTVTLAYALSRPGVFGGRPMLLLILFTFLFPPGMIPSFLLVKELGLLDSYASLVLPVLVNVFNLVVLRGFFQGIPEELYEAARLDGAGDWRVLFSVVLPLSKAALAVVGLFYAVAYWNSWFYASLYLESDHWPLQQVLRTYVVAGSGLTDATTGEGTISAPQTVQMAVLVIATVPILLVYPFLQKYFTKGVLTGAIKS, from the coding sequence ATGGAGAAGCCGAAGCCGGTGACCCAGGCCGCCAAGGCCGTCGCCCTCGCCGCCGTCGTCCTCCTGGTGTGCGTGCCGTTCCTGGTGATCGTGTCGACGTCCCTCGCCTCCACCGACGAGGTCGTGGCCAACGGCGGCTGGGTACTGTGGCCGACCCAGCCCAGCCTCGACGCGTACCGCGACATCCTCGACGGCGGCATCGTCACCCACGCCCTCGGCGTCAGCGCCGGCGTCACGCTCGTCGGCACCCTGCTCAGCCTCGCCTGCACGGTCACCCTCGCCTACGCGCTCTCCCGCCCCGGCGTCTTCGGCGGCCGGCCGATGCTGCTGCTGATCCTGTTCACCTTCCTCTTCCCGCCTGGCATGATCCCGAGCTTCCTGCTGGTCAAGGAGCTGGGTCTGCTGGACAGTTACGCCTCGCTCGTGCTGCCCGTCCTCGTGAACGTCTTCAACCTCGTCGTCCTGCGCGGCTTCTTCCAGGGCATCCCCGAGGAGCTGTACGAGGCCGCGCGGCTCGACGGGGCGGGGGACTGGCGGGTGCTGTTCTCGGTCGTCCTGCCCCTGTCCAAGGCCGCGCTCGCCGTCGTCGGACTGTTCTACGCGGTGGCGTACTGGAACTCCTGGTTCTACGCCTCGCTGTACCTGGAGAGCGACCACTGGCCCCTCCAACAGGTCCTGCGCACCTACGTGGTGGCCGGCTCGGGCCTCACCGACGCGACGACCGGCGAGGGCACGATCAGCGCCCCGCAGACCGTGCAGATGGCGGTGCTGGTGATCGCCACCGTGCCGATCCTGCTCGTCTACCCCTTCCTGCAGAAGTACTTCACCAAGGGCGTGCTCACCGGCGCCATCAAAAGCTGA
- a CDS encoding sugar ABC transporter substrate-binding protein, giving the protein MSSMSRRTLLRSVAVGGAALSAPALLSACSTSSGDGDVSNAGKKLAPWPAYRPTAKAPKPDLEPTEAGVQAGYTAYPADLTQSVARTPGDGSTVKVMTVSFGVPPKPASANQFWAAVEKALGVKIEYTIVSQADYQKKMATVMAGDADGLPDIINMFSGFVLPREGQFVQRRAEDLTPFLSGEAIADYPNLANIPTHAWRDMGRIGGRIHGIPLERPLPGSTLWINQGTFTDAGMKEGWTSDDFAAVAKQATSGRTYALGAAQGSGFCNGFHSAAHNAPQGWAVSKDGTFLPGYADERYKASIAFRARLRKEGSFYPESTSVSQIDLTTLYYNGTVGSMQDGFGAYLPKYREAPDGMTPAAALPYSVGGTSGGIVAARRSFGYTVLKKAKKERIELLLRILDYLAAPFGSKEWELVHYGVEGTHFTRGKDGSPQPTKLGDVENNTNLPLKYLAEGPQVLFVPGMPDAVRALHAWQQKVVPHAVRNASFGLQSTTNNAKGATLQTLLDDTVTGIVAGRIPLSEWDATVKKWRAGGGDRMAEEFAKDHTANT; this is encoded by the coding sequence ATGTCCAGCATGTCCCGACGCACGCTCCTGCGCTCCGTGGCGGTGGGTGGCGCGGCGCTCTCCGCCCCCGCCCTGCTGTCCGCCTGTTCCACCAGCTCGGGCGACGGCGACGTCTCCAACGCGGGCAAGAAGCTGGCCCCGTGGCCCGCCTACCGCCCCACCGCCAAGGCGCCCAAGCCCGACCTGGAGCCCACGGAGGCCGGTGTCCAGGCCGGGTACACCGCCTACCCCGCCGACCTGACGCAGTCCGTGGCCCGCACCCCGGGCGACGGCTCCACCGTCAAGGTCATGACGGTGTCCTTCGGCGTACCGCCGAAGCCGGCCTCCGCCAACCAGTTCTGGGCGGCCGTCGAGAAGGCCCTCGGCGTGAAGATCGAGTACACGATCGTCTCCCAGGCCGACTACCAGAAGAAGATGGCCACGGTCATGGCCGGCGACGCCGACGGCCTGCCCGACATCATCAACATGTTCTCCGGGTTCGTGCTGCCCCGCGAGGGCCAGTTCGTGCAGCGCCGCGCCGAGGACCTCACACCGTTCCTGTCCGGCGAGGCGATCGCCGACTACCCGAACCTCGCCAACATCCCCACCCACGCCTGGCGCGACATGGGCCGCATCGGTGGCCGTATCCACGGCATCCCGCTGGAGCGCCCGCTGCCCGGCTCCACGCTCTGGATCAACCAGGGCACGTTCACCGACGCGGGCATGAAGGAAGGCTGGACCTCCGACGACTTCGCCGCCGTCGCGAAGCAGGCCACCAGCGGCAGAACGTACGCCCTCGGCGCTGCGCAGGGCTCCGGGTTCTGCAACGGCTTCCACTCCGCCGCCCACAACGCGCCCCAGGGCTGGGCCGTCTCCAAGGACGGCACATTCCTGCCGGGCTACGCCGACGAACGCTACAAGGCGTCCATCGCCTTCCGGGCCCGGTTGCGCAAGGAGGGCTCCTTCTACCCGGAGTCGACGTCCGTCTCCCAGATCGACCTGACCACCCTCTACTACAACGGCACCGTCGGCTCCATGCAGGACGGCTTCGGCGCGTACCTGCCCAAGTACCGGGAGGCCCCGGACGGGATGACACCGGCCGCCGCGCTGCCGTACAGCGTGGGCGGCACGTCCGGCGGCATCGTCGCCGCCCGCCGCTCCTTCGGCTACACCGTGCTGAAGAAGGCGAAGAAGGAGCGCATCGAGCTTCTCCTGCGCATCCTCGACTACCTCGCCGCCCCCTTCGGCAGCAAGGAGTGGGAGCTCGTCCACTACGGCGTCGAAGGCACCCACTTCACCCGAGGCAAGGACGGTTCGCCCCAGCCGACCAAGCTCGGCGATGTCGAGAACAACACCAACCTGCCGCTGAAATACCTCGCCGAGGGCCCGCAGGTGCTGTTCGTGCCGGGTATGCCCGACGCCGTACGGGCCCTGCACGCCTGGCAGCAGAAGGTGGTGCCGCACGCCGTCCGCAACGCCTCCTTCGGTCTGCAGTCCACCACGAACAACGCCAAGGGCGCGACGCTGCAGACGCTGCTCGACGACACCGTCACCGGGATCGTCGCGGGACGGATCCCGCTGTCGGAGTGGGACGCGACGGTGAAGAAGTGGCGGGCCGGGGGCGGCGACAGAATGGCCGAGGAGTTCGCGAAGGACCACACGGCCAATACGTGA